The Clostridia bacterium genome window below encodes:
- a CDS encoding acyl carrier protein, with the protein MEENIIFEKVKDVLTRQLKIKDPAKITMESDIVADFNADSIDVIEMLMELEDTYNISVPSEKALEMKKVKDLVAFLSTVIK; encoded by the coding sequence ATGGAAGAAAATATTATATTTGAAAAAGTAAAGGATGTTTTAACTCGTCAATTGAAAATAAAAGATCCTGCCAAAATTACTATGGAATCGGATATAGTTGCTGATTTTAATGCAGATTCGATAGATGTAATTGAAATGCTTATGGAACTTGAGGATACTTACAACATTTCAGTTCCTAGCGAAAAAGCATTGGAAATGAAAAAGGTTAAGGATTTGGTTGCATTTTTGAGTACAGTTATTAAGTAA
- a CDS encoding trypsin-like peptidase domain-containing protein encodes MYFIHESKPKKKWGLIIAIAIVLSILLGIFVTFAVFKVMQPERVPGKIIQKTAVQYNVSDDAVVTIAQNNLPSVVVIETRGGSEVYSGSGFIVGYVEDTTHNATYPIIMTNYHVISAAAEKNGYKIFIKLFDKADFFKSNAEIIGFDSKIDIAVLKLKVDLQDVEQRVVEFGNSRGLHYGQRVVAIGNALGGGLSVTAGEISIPEVIQEITLDNSNANQTIQHLIQTSAAINSGNSGGVLLDMSDNGRVIGINTYKLIADTKGDVNIPADNVGLAVPSNMAKAILDYIKSSSNNFKNYIGEVSTDRTWGLNLYNLEAGLDSENNNIIRTAQEIKFGQKVIAKGKTITKINGIEISSLHKGMYVPSPSIFTELELYYGSNADSGLQENKFYNLNLTIDGEDFKIPNLYLQREISWMNEFLK; translated from the coding sequence ATAGTGCTTAGTATTTTATTGGGCATTTTTGTAACTTTTGCAGTTTTCAAAGTCATGCAACCTGAACGTGTTCCTGGCAAGATTATTCAAAAAACGGCAGTTCAATATAATGTTTCAGACGATGCAGTAGTCACGATTGCTCAAAATAATTTGCCTTCAGTGGTAGTAATAGAAACAAGAGGCGGTTCTGAAGTTTATTCAGGTTCAGGTTTTATAGTCGGTTATGTTGAAGATACTACTCATAACGCTACATATCCTATAATAATGACCAATTACCATGTTATTAGTGCTGCTGCTGAAAAAAATGGATATAAGATTTTTATTAAGTTGTTTGACAAAGCAGATTTCTTTAAATCAAACGCCGAAATAATCGGTTTTGATTCAAAAATAGATATAGCTGTTTTAAAATTAAAAGTAGATTTGCAGGATGTTGAGCAAAGAGTTGTCGAATTTGGTAATAGCAGAGGATTGCACTATGGACAAAGAGTAGTCGCAATAGGCAACGCTTTGGGCGGGGGCTTGAGTGTTACAGCGGGTGAAATCAGCATACCCGAAGTAATACAAGAAATCACTTTGGATAACTCTAATGCCAATCAAACAATCCAGCATTTGATTCAAACTAGTGCTGCTATAAACTCAGGCAACAGCGGCGGTGTTTTGCTTGATATGTCAGATAATGGTAGAGTTATAGGCATTAATACATATAAGCTTATTGCAGATACCAAAGGGGACGTAAATATACCTGCGGATAATGTAGGGCTTGCTGTTCCTTCCAATATGGCAAAGGCAATTTTAGATTATATAAAAAGCTCAAGCAATAATTTTAAGAACTATATAGGCGAAGTTTCTACTGATAGAACATGGGGACTTAATTTATATAATCTTGAAGCAGGATTGGACAGTGAAAATAATAATATTATAAGGACTGCTCAAGAAATTAAATTTGGACAGAAAGTTATAGCAAAAGGCAAAACAATAACCAAGATAAATGGAATAGAGATAAGCAGTTTACATAAAGGTATGTATGTTCCTTCCCCATCTATTTTTACTGAACTTGAACTATATTACGGTTCAAACGCTGATTCAGGACTGCAAGAAAATAAATTTTATAACTTAAATTTGACTATAGATGGCGAAGACTTTAAAATACCTAATCTTTATCTTCAGAGAGAAATCTCTTGGATGAATGAATTTTTAAAATAA
- a CDS encoding trypsin-like peptidase domain-containing protein: MKKSIKIFSVTLITLLCFGIFASCGLSIDFIKDKNKGIGNFSYNIKDEEPSKYSYSSTAEMLNAVLKGTTEIVLNYQYTTYDFWRRPSKVSGSSSGSGLIVGKTDNGYPIIITNYHVIQYAFLDTKVDYEIYVKLTDKASYYSQQVTILGYDADMDIAILLLEKELSDIDDRVLSWGNSRAVYRGEEVYAIGNALGYGSSLTKGIISISEEILLYDDNDTNDESDDIYKHVIRHDASINSGNSGGVLVNALGEVIGINSYGYLTNDNVAAENMSLAIPSNMARAICDYVLLNYEGQAIDASVAREDFKQVLRVINAAMDEDDNNILVVTEAISTLGLQKNDVLLEVNGIDVNYMFFDTTQIVSPSILLELSYYYTKDEVTSYELILKVKRNGQEKEIHTGYYYTEEFFPVWYKEIPFNYDLAA; encoded by the coding sequence ATGAAAAAAAGTATTAAGATATTTTCAGTTACATTAATTACTTTGTTATGTTTTGGCATTTTTGCTTCATGCGGACTGTCAATAGATTTTATAAAAGACAAAAACAAAGGCATTGGAAATTTTTCATACAATATCAAAGATGAAGAACCTTCAAAATACTCTTATTCAAGCACAGCAGAAATGCTAAATGCTGTATTGAAAGGAACGACAGAGATTGTTTTGAATTATCAATATACAACTTATGATTTTTGGAGAAGACCTTCAAAAGTTTCTGGTTCTTCAAGCGGAAGCGGATTAATTGTAGGAAAAACTGATAATGGATATCCTATAATTATTACCAATTACCATGTTATTCAATATGCTTTTCTTGATACCAAAGTAGATTATGAAATCTATGTAAAATTGACTGATAAAGCTTCTTATTATTCACAGCAAGTAACAATACTTGGCTATGATGCCGATATGGATATTGCAATATTATTACTAGAAAAAGAATTAAGTGATATTGATGATCGTGTTTTATCATGGGGAAACAGCAGAGCGGTCTATAGAGGAGAAGAAGTATATGCAATTGGAAATGCTTTGGGATATGGTTCATCTCTTACTAAAGGTATTATAAGTATTTCAGAAGAAATTCTTTTATATGATGATAACGATACTAATGATGAATCGGACGATATTTATAAACATGTAATAAGACATGATGCTTCTATTAATTCAGGCAACAGCGGCGGCGTTTTGGTTAATGCTTTGGGTGAAGTAATTGGAATTAACAGCTATGGATATCTAACAAACGATAACGTAGCTGCAGAAAATATGAGTCTTGCAATTCCGTCTAATATGGCTAGAGCAATTTGTGATTATGTTTTACTAAATTATGAAGGCCAAGCAATAGATGCATCAGTTGCAAGAGAAGATTTTAAACAGGTTTTGAGAGTAATTAATGCCGCTATGGATGAAGATGACAACAATATTTTGGTAGTTACTGAAGCTATTTCTACGCTTGGCTTACAAAAGAATGATGTTTTGCTAGAAGTCAATGGAATTGATGTAAATTATATGTTTTTTGACACTACCCAAATAGTAAGTCCTTCAATTCTCTTGGAGTTAAGCTATTATTACACTAAAGACGAAGTTACATCGTATGAATTAATTCTTAAGGTAAAAAGAAACGGACAAGAAAAAGAAATCCATACTGGTTATTATTATACAGAAGAATTTTTCCCAGTATGGTATAAAGAAATTCCGTTTAATTACGATCTAGCAGCATAG